A genomic segment from Bos taurus isolate L1 Dominette 01449 registration number 42190680 breed Hereford chromosome 1, ARS-UCD2.0, whole genome shotgun sequence encodes:
- the CCDC54 gene encoding coiled-coil domain-containing protein 54 gives MYKLQAKRVKAAAGQMWNSNFSKIRQSLKNAYHKCKNQYPNSTRCPTMTSHDCDQEDLNADEEMNLLVMLQDIKTTQLELLSQMTGMICALSKIQEKTDFFQKQMQVLETKMNVNENKQCATAEDIFSVKEDVDALKKKVTELGNQNSCSNVHCLEVLDGEKGKEILELLHKVTQSETLKNTLTSIDSEISSAEPEKVLSYPKSTDHLEEKTISPQIKALEKSNYQNALRSFQKAKSNIYIYPDFNTWIKLTFVHGGKWRFFLSATKLEEFIQWLLSRPTLPPEEPQVITQKYCLFTGPITNLTTICVSVFNYIYCLFGSSKEEVTRL, from the coding sequence ATGTACAAACTTCAAGCCAAAAGGGTAAAAGCTGCTGCTGGGCAGATGTGGAATTCAAATTTCTCCAAGATCAGACAATCTCTTAAAAATGCTTACCACAAATGTAAGAATCAGTATCCGAATTCAACCAGATGTCCAACTATGACTTCCCATGATTGTGATCAAGAGGACCTTAATGCTGATGAAGAAATGAATCTTCTGGTAATGCTCCAAGATATTAAAACCACCCAGCTTGAACTCCTCAGCCAAATGACTGGCATGATCTGTGCATTATCAAAAATCCAGGAAAAGACTGACTTCTTTCAGAAGCAGATGCAAGTCCTGGAAACCAAAATGAATGTTAATGAAAATAAACAGTGTGCAACAGCTGAAGATATCTTCTCTGTGAAGGAAGACGTTGATGCTTTaaagaagaaggtgacagagctGGGAAACCAGAATTCTTGCTCCAATGTACATTGTTTAGAGGTCCTGGATGGAGAAAAGGGTAAAGAGATCCTAGAACTTCTTCACAAAGTCACACAATCAGAAACTCTGAAGAACACACTGACCTCTATAGATTCTGAAATCTCTTCAGCAGAACCAGAGAAAGTGCTCAGTTATCCTAAGTCCACTGATCATCTTGAGGAAAAAACAATATCTCCCCAGATCAAAGCTCTGGAGAAAAGTAACTATCAAAATGCATTAAGAAGCTTCCAAAAAGCAAagtcaaatatttatatttacccAGACTTTAATACATGGATCAAGCTAACTTTTGTCCATGGAGGAAAGTGGAGATTTTTCCTCAGCGCAACCAAGTTAGAGGAATTCATCCAGTGGCTTCTTTCCAGGCCAACCCTCCCTCCTGAGGAACCACAAGTCATAACCCAGAAGTATTGTCTTTTCACTGGGCCTATCACAAACTTGACcaccatctgtgtctctgttttcaaCTACATTTATTGTCTTTTTGGTTCCTCAAAAGAGGAAGTAACTCGACTATAG